In the Breoghania sp. genome, GAGCCCACCCAGCGCCAGAAGGGTGGCGTCGGCGGTTCGGGTGACCGCGCCTTGCGGGGTTTCAAAGACAAGCGCGCCATCGTCGGTCCAGCCCGTCCAGCGATGGCGGGCAAGCAACGTGACGCCAAGCTCCCCAAGCCTGGAAAGCCAGGCCCTAAGCAGCGGCGAGGCCTTCATGGCCTTTGGAAAGACGCGATGGGAGGAGCCGACAAAGGTCTCCGCCCCGAGCCCGTCCGCCCAGGCGCGAAGCGCCTCGGGCGGGAAGGCGCGGATGGCGGGTTCAAGCACCGCACGGGCCGCCCCATAGCGGGTCAGGAAGGTTTCCAGATCCTCCGCATGGGTGAGGTTCAGCCCACCGCGCCCGGCCATGAGAAACCGGCGCGCGGGCGAAGCGAGGCGGTCATGGACGGTGACGGAATGACCGGCCTCAGCCAGCCTTTCGGCCGCGATGAGCCCGGCGGGGCCTGCGCCGATCACGGCGATGGTGGCTGCGGAATGGGGATCCTGGGTCATGGTGCTGGCGGCTATTTCAGTGTGCCGGATTCAAGCGCGATCTCCCAGGCGGTCAGATCGAAGCCAAGGAGCCGCAGGCCCTCGGCCTCGACCACCGGACGCTTGATGATGGAGGGTTCGGCCAGCATCAGGGCGATGGCCGTTTCCTCGTTGGTGACCGCGTCCTTGACCTCGTCGGGCTGCTTGCGCCAGGTGGTGCCGCGCCGGTTCAGGAGCTTCTCCCAGCCGAATTCCGCCACCTGCGCGCGCAGGGCCACCTCGTCGACGCCCTTCTTCTTGTAGTCGTGAAACTCGTATTCGACACCCGCATCCTGGAGGAAGCGGCGGGCCTTCTTCACCGTGTCGCAGTTGGCGATGCCGTAGAGCTTCATGGGGCGGATCCTTTTTCGAAATTCGGGCGTTGCGTCGGGGCCAGATAAAGACCAATCCGGCCCAAAGGTCCAGCCCGCGCAACAGATCCTGCCGCGCGTCGTCACAACCCGTGATTTGACAATCGACCGATGCGTACCTATCTGGAGCGCCGGGTGGAAGGCCCCAGCTGCTCGCGACGGCGCATATGCCGATGGTGAAGTCCTTCCGATTTCTCGTTCCGCTGCCACGAATGTCCGAATTGGCGGTGCGACGGCAATGCGAGCCCCGTCCCTTGAACCGCATGCTCGGACTGAATCGAGGCTTGCGATGAACGGAATCATTCCAACACTTGACGAGGCCAAGCGTCAGGCGAAACGCCTGCGCGCCGACATGGCCGCATCCGGCACCGACCTTTCCCATGGGCGGTCGCTGGAAATCGTCGCCCATCAGCACGGATACCGCGACTGGAACACCTTCCACGCGACCATCGGCAACGGACCGCCACGCGAGGAGGCGCGCCGAACCTGCGCGCCGGTGGAGATCGGCCAGACGGTGCGCGGCACCTATCTTGGCCAGCCCTTCCTCGGGCAGGTCCTCTCCGTGCACATGATGGGCACCCCGGCGCGCTATGCGGTGGAGATCGATTTCGACGAGCCCGTCGATGTCGTGACCTTCGACAGCTTCTCGTCTTTCCGCAAGAGGGTGCGCACCACCGTCGATGCGGCGGGCGTGAGCACGTCGAAAACCTCCGATGGCGAGCCGCATATGCGGCTCATCCTCTAGGCCTGTCCCAAAGGGCACGAACCGCGGACGTCTCAGGCGTCCGCGGCCTCACTCCTCTTCGTTTTCAATGCCGTCCCCGTCTGCCGGAC is a window encoding:
- a CDS encoding glyoxalase superfamily protein; translation: MNGIIPTLDEAKRQAKRLRADMAASGTDLSHGRSLEIVAHQHGYRDWNTFHATIGNGPPREEARRTCAPVEIGQTVRGTYLGQPFLGQVLSVHMMGTPARYAVEIDFDEPVDVVTFDSFSSFRKRVRTTVDAAGVSTSKTSDGEPHMRLIL
- a CDS encoding ArsC family reductase; this translates as MKLYGIANCDTVKKARRFLQDAGVEYEFHDYKKKGVDEVALRAQVAEFGWEKLLNRRGTTWRKQPDEVKDAVTNEETAIALMLAEPSIIKRPVVEAEGLRLLGFDLTAWEIALESGTLK